gcactgtacccacattttgcttccagtagatgaacgacatatgagattcagaaacaagtagtgtattgtgaggactaataataaacagaagctcccctatgactctgtaatatccccattggccaaactattatgtattaacgataagacctaccattaatgtatgatgacttactctaaatatgtagctcttgtaatagcactttctctgtaactagctgacattgcatctataaggtgtgaaggattgaagaaattgtttatgtaataatctaagatgaggtctgataaagtccttttgtgccctctgtaatgcttttgcgctaccgctcacaggatgagtatggggtgcacaataaactagccgccttcggcggcaacaatcaaaaaaaTCAAACATGTCTAGAGATGCTGGGTATGTATCTAGCATCTCTTCATTCCTACATTTACTAATATTATTTCAACCTAGTGAAAGGGAGACAATGGGCTTGATCCCatttgggcgcctgacagctgagtggacagcgcttcgaattcgtagtcctgaggttccgggttcgatctcccggtggaggtggaaacaaatgggcagagtttctttcaccctgatgcccccctgttacctagcagcaaatatgtacctgagagttagacagctgctacgtgatgcttcctggggggcggggtaacaaaaaggaggcctggtcttggaccgggcctcggggacgccaaaccccgaaatcatctcaagataacctcaagatagatcccaGTAGCTGACAATATATTATTCCTTCTATCCTCTATGTCATTCACCCTTGTCCCTGGATGATATACTATAATTCTTTATTCAAATTCTCTTGAAACTGCAGAAGTCACTATCATTTCAGATCACCTACTTACACCCCAGCAATTTCCAAATATCTTCTCTGTTTTGATGTTGAGAGTTCTTAATGTAGTTCATGTTCAAGTTCTCAACCACTTCTAATTTGATGGTTTGTTTGGCGACTTTTGCTGTGGTCCAGGTTCACAATGTACCCACCAGTCACAGTCTAGCTGGATATTCCTGTATTCTGTTTGACTTTAAACCTAAgttcaagagttttttcagtgcttAAAATGAAGTTATGTTGTGTGGCATTGCCAATCCAGAGAATAATATCGTGCTAGACACTAGGACACGGGTGTCGTTTTTAAGAGCACAAATTCACACCTACAAGAGCACACATCACACCTACAAGAGCACACATCACACCTACAAGAGCACACATCACACCTACAAGAGCACACATCACACTGACAAGAGCACAGGTCACACTAACAAGGGAACTTTTTCAAACATGACATAAGCACAGGTCACACAGACAAGAGCACCTTTTCACACAGGTCACACTGACAAGAACACCTTTTCAAACTGACATGAGCACAGGTCACACTGACAAGAACACCTTTTCAAACTGACATGAGCACAGGTCACACTGACAAGAACACCTTTTCACACAGGTCACACTGACAAGAACACCTTTTCACACAGGTCACACTGACAAGAACACCTTTTCACACTGACAAGTACACAGTTCACACTGAAAATAGCACCTTTTCACACTGACATGAGCACAGGTCACACTGACAATAGCACAGGTCACACTGACAAGAACACCTTTTCACACTGACATGAGCACAGGTTACACTGACAAGAGCACAGGTTACACTGACAAGAGCACAGGTTACACTGACAAGAGCACAGGTTACACTGACAAGAGCACAAGTTACACTGACAAGAGCACAGGTTACACTGACAAGAGCACAGGTCACACTGACAAGAGCACAGGTCACACTGACAAGAGCACAGGTCACACTGACAAGAGCACAGGTCACACTGACAAGAGCACAGGTTACACTGACAAGAGCACAGGTTACACTGACAAGAGCACAGGTCACACTGACAAGAGCACAGGTTACACTGACAAGATCACAGGTCACACTGACAAGAGCACAGGTCACACTGACAAGAGCACAGGTTACACTGACAAGAGCACAGGTTACACTGACAAGAGCACAGGTCACACTGACAAGAGCACAGGTCACACTGACAAGAGCACAGGTCACACTGACAAGAGCACAGGTCACACTCACAAGAGCACAGGTCACACTGACAAGAGCACAGGTTACACTGAC
The DNA window shown above is from Procambarus clarkii isolate CNS0578487 chromosome 6, FALCON_Pclarkii_2.0, whole genome shotgun sequence and carries:
- the LOC123754169 gene encoding uncharacterized protein; the protein is MSTGYTDKSTGYTDKSTGYTDKSTGYTDKSTSYTDKSTGYTDKSTGHTDKSTGHTDKSTGHTDKSTGHTDKSTGYTDKSTGYTDKSTGHTDKSTGYTDKITGHTDKSTGHTDKSTGYTDKSTGYTDKSTGHTDKSTGHTDKSTGHTDKSTGHTHKSTGHTDKSTGYTDKSTGYTDKSTGYSDKSTGYTDKSTGYTDKSTGHTDKSTGHTDKSTGYTDKSTDSDLFGEYGHIQTSPVDLDRFRPLRWIRTDADLSCGSGRMQTSSVNLDR